One part of the Salinimonas iocasae genome encodes these proteins:
- a CDS encoding AAA family ATPase, translated as MNRFRERYKLNYLACAWAKRLLEYIDKPDSDLLDATTLCAITGQRQLSGEQLKVNSKRSAVNFFSITDKRPATTQLCVTNCQFIEKELALAKNAALLIEYVVVAHANPAFLQFSDLLVGQLHYAQVSTLLQDICKLTSDDYERTLKQLTRAGILRKPNLNVLFGDELPDYLLHSLLTQKVENKQQLIAPLLHKSQTAQFSLNAFPQVDGFRIRDYFKSAVKQGLKGINVLLYGESGTGKTELARTLAKELGHVLYEVRSTALNETKSTDDFETKYPDKERLRYLSMISNLLSSSSKSLLLIDECETIFEHACYQYSKEHLQRLVEDNDIPCIWITNHIDYLEPSFIRRFKLITEVPRPTPEDIAAICKPHFKGLSLSSDFKRTVTRVNNISPAIIANAAHVAKTLHTAYTEAENVIYETVEATLRAAGQWESKLQYQHALKFDFPLFNIKQSRSYLDDIQHALDNDSSVRVLLSGPPGTGKTAFVHHLAEQHHRELIHVKASDVLSKWVGESEQNIAAIFEAAHTDEKMILLDEVDSLLTSRESLNAHHELQLVNELLTQIESCSQPLFAATNLESRLDHAVLRRFDFKLQCTYLTFAQVLQLYKQSLGIKTVKKAEQQALAELTQLTPGDFAILTRRKQFRTKQNHRLSAITLLAEENQRKQTKPQMGFIRPN; from the coding sequence ATGAATAGGTTTCGAGAACGGTATAAGCTCAATTATCTCGCGTGCGCATGGGCAAAAAGGTTACTTGAGTATATAGATAAGCCCGACAGCGATCTGCTGGATGCTACCACGCTTTGCGCTATAACCGGACAACGTCAATTAAGTGGTGAGCAGCTAAAAGTAAACTCAAAACGCAGTGCGGTTAACTTCTTTTCTATTACTGACAAGCGCCCAGCGACCACACAGCTTTGCGTTACCAATTGCCAGTTTATTGAGAAAGAGCTGGCATTAGCGAAGAACGCTGCTCTTCTTATTGAATATGTTGTCGTCGCGCATGCCAACCCTGCTTTTCTCCAATTCTCAGACTTGTTGGTCGGGCAGTTACATTACGCACAGGTGAGTACGTTACTACAGGATATATGTAAGCTTACCTCTGATGATTACGAGCGCACGCTCAAACAACTTACCAGAGCTGGCATATTACGAAAGCCTAATCTGAATGTACTGTTTGGTGATGAACTACCGGACTACCTGTTACATAGCCTGCTCACGCAGAAAGTTGAGAACAAACAGCAGCTCATCGCACCGTTACTGCATAAAAGCCAAACTGCGCAATTCAGCTTAAACGCGTTTCCACAAGTTGATGGGTTTCGCATAAGGGACTATTTCAAATCAGCCGTAAAACAAGGGCTCAAAGGCATCAATGTATTGCTTTACGGTGAATCCGGTACCGGCAAAACGGAGCTTGCCCGTACATTGGCCAAAGAGCTTGGACATGTACTTTACGAGGTTCGGTCGACGGCACTGAATGAGACGAAAAGTACCGATGATTTCGAGACTAAGTATCCAGATAAGGAGCGGTTACGCTACCTATCTATGATCAGTAACTTGCTATCAAGCAGCTCAAAGTCTCTGCTACTGATTGATGAATGCGAGACGATTTTTGAACATGCCTGCTACCAGTACAGCAAAGAGCACCTTCAGCGATTGGTAGAAGATAATGATATTCCATGTATCTGGATAACCAATCACATCGATTATCTGGAGCCCAGCTTTATTCGGCGCTTCAAGCTTATCACTGAAGTACCACGACCAACGCCTGAAGATATCGCGGCCATTTGCAAGCCACACTTCAAAGGCTTGTCGTTGTCATCGGACTTTAAACGAACGGTAACGCGCGTGAACAATATTTCGCCTGCCATAATAGCAAATGCTGCACATGTAGCTAAAACCCTGCATACAGCGTATACCGAAGCGGAGAACGTTATATACGAAACCGTTGAGGCAACACTGCGTGCAGCCGGACAGTGGGAAAGTAAACTTCAGTATCAACACGCCCTGAAGTTCGACTTTCCACTATTTAACATCAAGCAGTCCAGAAGCTACCTCGATGACATCCAGCACGCGTTAGACAATGATTCTTCAGTACGTGTGTTGCTATCAGGGCCACCTGGTACTGGCAAAACTGCGTTTGTTCATCATCTGGCAGAACAACATCACCGTGAGCTTATTCACGTAAAAGCATCGGATGTGCTTAGCAAGTGGGTGGGCGAGAGTGAGCAAAACATTGCCGCCATATTTGAAGCAGCGCACACCGACGAAAAGATGATCCTTTTAGACGAGGTAGATAGTTTACTCACTAGCCGTGAGTCGTTGAACGCTCATCATGAGCTGCAATTGGTGAACGAGTTGCTTACTCAGATTGAATCGTGCTCACAACCGCTTTTCGCAGCGACCAACCTTGAAAGCCGACTGGATCACGCCGTGCTCCGGCGCTTCGACTTCAAACTGCAATGTACTTATCTAACGTTCGCTCAAGTGCTTCAGTTGTACAAGCAATCGCTCGGTATCAAAACGGTTAAGAAAGCTGAGCAACAGGCCTTGGCTGAGCTAACTCAACTAACACCCGGCGACTTTGCCATTCTGACAAGACGCAAACAATTTAGAACCAAACAAAATCACAGACTATCTGCCATCACCTTGTTGGCAGAAGAAAACCAGCGCAAGCAAACCAAACCACAAATGGGCTTTATTCGCCCGAACTAA
- a CDS encoding DUF6641 family protein, producing MTTSVLSSLKVTARPKLESKPPVIGKRMKLIEKLEQQQEMATCMIERRPFEAYREKMIKDPETGERKKERRQITVRPWYYDSDGHFYLEVKVNNKPIEFDTGKPAIDVGEASKIPETIATVIEAVEKGELDTYLLAPAKSTKKPANEKQPAKPKS from the coding sequence ATGACTACATCAGTATTGAGTTCGCTCAAGGTCACCGCTCGTCCAAAACTTGAGTCCAAGCCGCCCGTTATCGGTAAACGCATGAAGCTCATCGAGAAGCTGGAACAGCAGCAGGAGATGGCAACATGCATGATTGAAAGACGGCCTTTCGAAGCCTATCGCGAGAAAATGATCAAAGACCCAGAGACCGGCGAGCGCAAAAAGGAACGTCGTCAAATCACCGTCCGGCCTTGGTACTACGACAGTGATGGTCACTTTTACTTAGAAGTTAAAGTCAACAACAAACCGATAGAGTTTGATACCGGGAAGCCAGCAATCGATGTCGGTGAAGCCAGTAAGATCCCTGAGACAATCGCTACAGTGATTGAGGCAGTTGAAAAAGGTGAGCTTGATACGTATTTGCTCGCTCCGGCCAAAAGCACTAAAAAGCCCGCCAACGAGAAGCAACCTGCCAAACCCAAAAGCTAA
- a CDS encoding tyrosine-type recombinase/integrase produces the protein MATQIARHNVDDSLYVFLQDNSKKWYARFQLFGTWYCKSTKQVDKDEAIAAARLLRMEWKIKAETGTLTRSKRFRDVANLAITNMEHALLHGGGKVSFKDYIGALKRYHIPFFDRTYVTSIDQQKVKEFEIWRIKKAGRLLNKSTLLNHNAALQMVFKEAVEKQWMLAVQVPVLSATGEQGARRAAFTREEYEQVLETIESMRDNSRKDKTRQIRELLLDYAEIVVNTGIRPGTEMEELTWGDIEMTRQDHQVIFKIKIRKGKTTKHTGTRTVVCKDDIVYPLMELRDRFPNRKPNDKLFRLADGSTTKELGRTFSAALDECELRSSSDGPRSLYSLRHTYITWQLLSRHLRIDVLARQCGTSTAMIEQHYSHVVPSMFEEELSGVTFDKQAAKKKSKRALARERKTKDVLLKRFAEWEAEYRKRGCI, from the coding sequence ATGGCAACACAAATCGCACGACATAATGTAGACGACTCTCTCTACGTATTTCTCCAAGACAACAGCAAGAAGTGGTATGCACGCTTTCAGCTATTCGGGACTTGGTATTGCAAGTCAACCAAGCAAGTAGATAAAGACGAAGCTATCGCGGCAGCGCGTCTGCTACGTATGGAATGGAAGATAAAGGCCGAAACCGGAACGCTGACCAGGAGTAAGCGGTTTCGAGATGTCGCGAACCTTGCTATTACCAATATGGAACATGCGCTATTACACGGCGGCGGTAAGGTAAGCTTTAAAGATTACATCGGCGCGCTGAAGCGCTATCACATCCCATTCTTCGACAGAACCTATGTCACATCGATAGATCAGCAAAAGGTAAAAGAGTTTGAAATCTGGCGGATCAAGAAAGCCGGTCGGCTACTTAACAAGTCAACGCTGCTTAATCACAATGCCGCATTGCAGATGGTCTTTAAGGAAGCCGTTGAAAAGCAATGGATGCTAGCAGTACAAGTTCCGGTGCTTAGTGCTACAGGAGAGCAGGGCGCAAGAAGAGCGGCTTTCACGCGTGAAGAATACGAGCAGGTATTAGAAACTATAGAGTCGATGCGTGATAACAGTCGAAAAGATAAGACTCGCCAGATCCGTGAGCTATTACTGGATTATGCAGAAATTGTTGTTAACACCGGTATTCGGCCTGGAACTGAGATGGAAGAACTGACCTGGGGTGACATTGAGATGACACGCCAAGACCACCAAGTCATCTTCAAAATCAAAATCCGAAAGGGCAAGACGACAAAGCATACCGGTACAAGAACGGTCGTGTGTAAAGACGATATTGTATATCCGCTCATGGAGCTGAGAGATCGCTTTCCAAATCGAAAGCCCAATGACAAACTGTTCAGGCTTGCTGATGGAAGCACTACAAAAGAACTGGGACGGACGTTCAGCGCTGCACTTGATGAATGTGAGTTAAGAAGTAGCTCTGACGGCCCCAGATCGCTTTATTCGTTACGACATACCTACATCACTTGGCAGTTACTGAGCCGTCACCTACGCATTGACGTGCTTGCGAGGCAATGCGGAACCAGTACAGCCATGATTGAGCAGCACTATAGCCACGTTGTGCCAAGCATGTTTGAAGAAGAACTATCTGGCGTGACCTTCGACAAACAGGCTGCTAAAAAGAAAAGTAAACGAGCATTAGCTCGTGAGAGAAAAACTAAAGATGTCCTACTCAAACGCTTTGCAGAATGGGAAGCGGAGTATAGAAAGCGAGGCTGTATTTAA
- a CDS encoding SIR2 family protein, which yields MTFKKLLSDHFNKFSASPFLFVGSGMSRRYLGAENWEDLLKKFCEIIGENYTKIRSQADGDLTKIASVLSKSYSEKWWDSEIKGEKDIQYSEHLLKSDSPLKVEISSYLKEIHENVNEDYREEIELLKSSKIDGVITTNWDLFLESIFSEFSVFIGQEGLFASRNYGVAEIYKIHGSCNDPNSLVLTQEDYEKFKKKNPYLSSKLLTIFVEHPIIFLGYSLTDPHILGILEEIVECMPESKMDALKENIIFVEWDPDLDEPTLTESVLLKTLPVNLIRAASYRDIFEVLSEVKRRIPAHIFRQIKDELYELIITNDPKGKLYVKEAQDIGALEGQQEFVVGYGAISKIKKSEEMAKQGLVGLSREDIVRDVIFDNGGYDSASIVFDVFPKLIKGQINIPVFKYLNTAGLIDEDGKVNESGLCDSLAIRVGHNVEHYRPRGSEERRAGTIPQVKKGIEELYNTVGFNLFLRMAVFVPPRILDLDALEKILKKHADDDFSPGEKSQFIKIVCVYDLVKYSRRYGFA from the coding sequence GTGACTTTTAAAAAGCTTCTTTCCGATCATTTTAATAAGTTTTCCGCGTCTCCTTTCCTGTTTGTAGGATCAGGCATGTCTCGTCGCTATTTGGGCGCGGAAAACTGGGAAGATCTTTTGAAGAAGTTTTGTGAAATAATTGGTGAAAATTACACAAAAATTAGATCACAAGCTGATGGGGATTTGACAAAAATAGCGAGTGTTCTATCCAAATCCTACAGCGAAAAGTGGTGGGACAGTGAGATTAAAGGCGAAAAAGATATTCAATATTCTGAACATCTTTTGAAATCAGACTCGCCATTGAAAGTGGAAATATCAAGCTATTTAAAAGAAATTCATGAGAACGTAAACGAAGATTATAGGGAGGAAATAGAACTCTTAAAGTCAAGTAAAATTGATGGTGTTATAACTACCAATTGGGATCTTTTTTTGGAGTCAATTTTCAGTGAATTTTCTGTCTTTATTGGACAGGAAGGATTGTTTGCAAGTAGAAATTATGGGGTCGCCGAAATATACAAGATTCATGGTAGTTGCAATGACCCAAACAGTCTAGTTTTAACTCAAGAGGACTATGAAAAGTTTAAAAAAAAGAATCCATATTTATCATCTAAGTTGTTAACAATATTTGTTGAGCACCCCATTATATTTCTCGGGTACTCTCTTACAGATCCGCACATATTAGGAATTTTAGAAGAGATTGTTGAGTGTATGCCAGAAAGCAAAATGGATGCTCTTAAGGAGAACATCATCTTTGTTGAATGGGATCCTGACTTGGATGAGCCAACTTTGACAGAGTCAGTTTTGCTAAAAACATTGCCAGTAAATCTTATCCGGGCTGCGTCTTATCGAGATATATTTGAAGTTTTGTCTGAGGTCAAGCGTCGGATACCAGCGCATATCTTTCGACAGATTAAAGATGAGTTATATGAGCTCATAATAACCAACGACCCCAAAGGGAAGTTGTATGTTAAAGAGGCCCAAGATATAGGAGCTTTAGAGGGACAACAAGAGTTTGTGGTTGGATACGGTGCCATTAGCAAGATAAAAAAGTCTGAGGAAATGGCGAAGCAAGGTCTCGTTGGTTTATCACGAGAAGATATTGTACGAGATGTTATTTTTGACAATGGTGGTTACGACTCAGCTTCGATCGTCTTTGATGTTTTTCCAAAACTGATTAAAGGTCAGATAAATATCCCTGTATTTAAGTATCTTAACACTGCAGGTTTAATTGACGAAGATGGTAAGGTAAATGAAAGCGGTCTCTGTGATTCATTGGCAATTAGGGTAGGACATAACGTCGAACATTATCGGCCCCGAGGCTCCGAAGAAAGGCGAGCGGGTACAATTCCACAAGTCAAAAAAGGTATTGAAGAGTTATATAACACTGTCGGTTTTAATCTTTTTTTGCGCATGGCGGTGTTCGTACCGCCGAGGATCTTAGACTTGGATGCTCTCGAAAAAATTCTTAAAAAGCATGCAGATGATGACTTTTCACCGGGCGAAAAAAGTCAATTTATTAAGATCGTATGTGTTTACGATTTGGTTAAATATTCACGAAGATATGGTTTTGCATAA
- a CDS encoding IS30 family transposase, whose translation MSYKQLIEGQRYQIEAYLREGFSYREIGKRLSVSHSTISREVNRNRIRDNHYLPEVAQAKALKRRSQAAKFRISELTITFVEFGLNQKWSPEQIAGVGKIIGHHVSHEWIYRYVQRDKLRGGRLYKQLRQSHRRYRKGDRAKRIIIPNRVGIEHRPAIVNKKKRFGDWEADTVLGKQGTGAIVSLVERKSKLYLIRKVPAKSAADVARAMVGMLWKYRGHVRTITADNGSEFCDHALVAEKLKTNIYFANPYSSWERGLNENFNGLLRQYIRKGTDLRTVSDRQISEIERALNARPRKCLGFRQPVAVFNELRKAA comes from the coding sequence ATGAGTTACAAGCAGTTGATCGAGGGACAACGATACCAGATTGAGGCCTACTTACGCGAGGGTTTCAGTTATCGGGAGATCGGAAAACGTCTGAGCGTGAGTCACAGCACAATCAGCCGGGAAGTAAATCGCAATAGAATTCGGGATAACCACTATTTGCCGGAAGTCGCTCAGGCAAAAGCACTGAAGCGCCGCAGCCAGGCCGCAAAGTTCAGGATATCTGAACTGACGATTACCTTTGTTGAGTTCGGGCTGAACCAGAAATGGAGCCCTGAGCAGATTGCTGGTGTAGGTAAAATCATCGGTCATCACGTCAGTCACGAATGGATTTATCGCTACGTCCAGCGTGATAAATTACGTGGCGGTAGGTTGTACAAACAGCTGCGCCAGAGTCACAGAAGGTATCGTAAAGGTGACCGTGCGAAGCGGATAATTATCCCGAATCGCGTTGGCATTGAGCATCGTCCCGCTATCGTGAACAAGAAAAAGCGGTTCGGTGACTGGGAAGCTGACACGGTTCTGGGCAAGCAAGGAACGGGCGCGATTGTTAGTTTAGTCGAGCGCAAAAGTAAGCTTTACCTGATACGCAAAGTGCCAGCGAAAAGCGCAGCAGACGTGGCCCGAGCCATGGTTGGGATGCTCTGGAAATATCGAGGTCATGTCCGAACAATCACAGCGGACAACGGCAGCGAATTCTGTGACCACGCGCTGGTCGCTGAGAAGCTCAAAACCAATATCTACTTCGCGAATCCGTACTCATCATGGGAACGCGGACTGAATGAGAACTTCAACGGTTTACTGCGCCAGTACATCCGGAAAGGCACCGATTTACGGACGGTATCGGATAGGCAAATTAGTGAAATAGAGCGGGCATTAAATGCCAGACCGAGAAAGTGCCTCGGCTTCAGGCAACCTGTTGCGGTATTCAATGAATTACGCAAGGCTGCCTAA
- a CDS encoding GlxA family transcriptional regulator has translation MPLPKVGLVVHPGFSPFHFSVPYMIFGMLLPDSPLFELKIVSPDGQPLASERAMTLTPDGGLALLNDMDIVVVPGWHDLNEPPSKELVDALQRCYHRGAYVVGLCYGTYALAYAGLLDGKCASTHWLAEQDFSRRFPNVNLDTNALYIEDDRIVTSAGTAAGLDCCLFLVREYHGGKVANSVARVMVTPPHREGGQAQFIEQPVAISTQDAHINRLLDYLRKNIAVSHTIDDLAARTAMSRRTFTRHFQRATGMSVMAWLIGERLRQGRELLEMTSLSIDAIAEKVGFQTATSFRQHFKQRHRLSPRDWRNSFRHE, from the coding sequence ATGCCATTACCAAAAGTCGGGCTCGTTGTGCATCCCGGTTTCAGCCCTTTTCATTTTTCTGTTCCCTATATGATATTTGGTATGCTTTTGCCGGATAGTCCGTTATTTGAACTTAAAATTGTTTCACCGGACGGACAACCGCTGGCTTCAGAGAGAGCGATGACGCTCACCCCCGATGGAGGACTGGCGCTATTAAATGATATGGATATTGTTGTCGTACCCGGCTGGCACGATCTCAATGAGCCACCGTCAAAAGAACTGGTCGATGCGTTACAGCGCTGCTACCACCGGGGTGCCTACGTCGTGGGACTTTGCTATGGTACTTACGCGCTAGCGTATGCCGGCTTATTGGACGGTAAATGCGCTTCCACGCACTGGTTGGCTGAGCAAGATTTCAGCCGTCGATTTCCAAATGTAAACTTAGATACCAATGCGCTGTATATCGAAGATGACCGCATAGTGACGTCGGCAGGTACCGCAGCAGGGTTAGATTGTTGCTTGTTTTTAGTGCGCGAATATCACGGTGGTAAAGTGGCTAACTCAGTGGCCCGCGTGATGGTGACCCCTCCGCACAGGGAAGGTGGACAGGCGCAGTTCATTGAGCAGCCTGTTGCTATCTCTACTCAGGATGCGCATATCAACCGGCTATTGGACTATTTACGAAAAAACATCGCAGTATCACACACCATTGATGACCTCGCCGCGCGCACGGCCATGAGTCGGCGGACGTTTACGCGACACTTCCAAAGAGCGACAGGTATGTCGGTAATGGCGTGGTTGATTGGGGAGCGATTACGACAAGGGCGTGAATTGTTAGAAATGACCTCATTGTCGATAGATGCGATAGCAGAAAAGGTTGGCTTTCAAACCGCGACATCGTTTCGCCAGCACTTTAAGCAACGTCACAGGCTGAGTCCAAGAGATTGGCGAAACAGTTTCAGACATGAGTAG
- a CDS encoding cation diffusion facilitator family transporter, whose translation MEPTRKSDLKKARTLQILNVIYDAIEVIVALIAGIIANSSALIGWALDSTIEVLSATTLGWRLHGELKGIDKKQVNRRKKITLYVIAVSFTLVCIFISYDSVTKLLSQQTSSWSTMGLIILVTSLLINPILIHFKRKYGRKLDSPALLADAKDTFICLYQTIVVLAGLLLVNWFGWWWADPVAALLIVPYAAKEGWEAYTKARDISIDEK comes from the coding sequence ATGGAACCAACAAGAAAAAGTGATTTAAAAAAGGCCAGAACGCTTCAAATATTAAATGTCATCTATGATGCAATTGAAGTCATAGTAGCTTTAATCGCAGGAATAATTGCTAATAGTTCAGCGCTCATAGGGTGGGCATTGGACAGTACAATAGAGGTGTTAAGCGCTACCACGCTAGGCTGGCGTCTACACGGCGAACTTAAGGGAATTGATAAAAAACAAGTAAATAGACGGAAGAAAATCACTCTCTACGTGATTGCCGTATCATTTACTTTGGTCTGCATATTTATATCTTATGATTCCGTTACAAAACTTCTTAGTCAGCAAACGTCAAGCTGGAGCACTATGGGGTTAATCATTTTAGTTACTTCCTTGCTTATCAACCCGATTTTAATTCATTTCAAAAGAAAATATGGCCGCAAGCTGGATAGCCCGGCGTTACTCGCCGATGCTAAAGATACCTTTATCTGCTTATACCAAACGATCGTTGTCCTTGCCGGTTTGCTATTGGTAAATTGGTTTGGTTGGTGGTGGGCTGATCCTGTGGCGGCATTGCTCATTGTACCTTATGCAGCAAAAGAAGGTTGGGAAGCTTACACTAAAGCAAGAGACATCAGTATTGATGAGAAGTAA
- a CDS encoding DUF2034 domain-containing protein yields MPRKNTSFADLLLQAPWWLSVVTAAITYFVMGRLLPSIETENQIINMVFKALAVPAPFFALFIVLIAPFSFFNSRRKAKQLDTQKSIDTIRQLHWRNFEELVAEAYRRQGYRVAEGGFGADGGIDLELRKNDEWVLVQCKQWKAQKVGVNVIREMFGVLAASNADKVIVISSGRYTQQAIDFASDKPMLLVDGNGLLSLIHDVQTAPKVEATKQTICPRCGSELVERQAKRGINAGNTFSGCSSFPKCRYSE; encoded by the coding sequence ATGCCAAGAAAAAATACTTCTTTTGCTGACCTTTTGCTCCAAGCACCATGGTGGCTTTCCGTTGTCACGGCAGCAATCACTTATTTTGTGATGGGCCGCTTACTACCCTCTATCGAAACCGAAAACCAAATTATTAATATGGTGTTTAAGGCTCTTGCTGTTCCTGCACCGTTTTTCGCACTTTTCATAGTACTCATCGCGCCTTTTTCGTTTTTCAATTCACGACGCAAGGCCAAGCAACTTGATACTCAAAAGAGTATTGATACCATTCGACAACTGCACTGGCGCAATTTTGAAGAGCTAGTCGCTGAAGCATATCGCAGACAAGGCTATCGAGTGGCAGAAGGCGGGTTCGGTGCGGACGGTGGCATCGACTTAGAATTGAGAAAAAACGATGAATGGGTGCTTGTACAATGTAAACAGTGGAAAGCCCAAAAAGTAGGCGTGAACGTGATACGTGAGATGTTTGGTGTACTCGCGGCAAGTAATGCAGATAAGGTAATTGTCATTAGTTCAGGTAGGTATACCCAGCAGGCAATCGACTTCGCATCTGACAAGCCAATGCTACTCGTTGACGGCAACGGACTACTTTCCCTTATCCATGATGTGCAAACGGCCCCCAAAGTAGAAGCGACAAAGCAGACCATCTGTCCAAGGTGTGGTAGTGAGCTTGTTGAACGACAAGCGAAACGTGGTATCAATGCAGGGAATACTTTCTCAGGTTGTTCCAGTTTTCCAAAGTGCCGTTATAGCGAGTAG
- a CDS encoding tyrosine-type recombinase/integrase gives MDTACPYTLYLGRLAPNSQRSIASQLNSIAELLNWPEQGRADLFAGIDYQQASHIQALLLKKGWSARSINRAMAAIRNIVKIAVMSGKAPEMQALQLQTISKVKHGSHRGTPLSVIQVEKLFDTLSRNDSLIGIRDSTIFSVLLGTGLRRSELVALSYADYSPENKTLFIRQGKGNKSRIVYLPDWVKRSVSQWLTIRGTGRGPLFVRIARGGHVQLESPLSASFIYSLVRKTLASIGVEGVSPHDLRRTFITRLLEQNVDLNTARQMAGHADVSTTVVYDKRHEKVMKAAAANLAYDSNGDKHE, from the coding sequence ATGGATACAGCATGTCCTTACACGCTGTACTTAGGGCGACTTGCGCCCAATAGTCAGCGCTCCATTGCGTCACAACTGAATAGCATTGCAGAACTTCTGAATTGGCCTGAACAGGGTAGGGCAGACTTGTTTGCTGGTATCGATTACCAGCAGGCCAGCCACATTCAAGCGTTATTGCTTAAGAAAGGCTGGTCTGCACGTTCAATCAACAGAGCCATGGCCGCGATACGCAATATCGTAAAAATCGCGGTAATGTCTGGCAAAGCACCTGAAATGCAAGCGCTACAACTGCAGACAATATCAAAGGTTAAACATGGTAGTCACCGTGGCACGCCATTGTCGGTTATACAGGTTGAAAAGCTCTTCGATACATTGAGTAGAAATGACTCACTTATTGGCATTCGTGACAGTACCATTTTCTCGGTGTTACTCGGCACAGGTCTACGGCGTAGCGAACTGGTTGCACTTTCGTATGCTGATTACTCACCAGAGAACAAGACATTATTCATTCGCCAGGGTAAAGGCAACAAAAGCCGGATCGTATATTTGCCTGACTGGGTGAAACGGTCTGTCAGTCAATGGCTCACAATCAGAGGTACTGGGCGAGGCCCATTATTTGTGCGTATCGCCAGAGGCGGTCACGTTCAGCTTGAAAGCCCACTCTCAGCGAGTTTCATCTATTCACTGGTACGAAAGACATTGGCCTCTATTGGTGTAGAAGGTGTATCCCCGCATGACTTGCGCCGGACCTTTATTACCCGCCTTCTTGAACAAAATGTTGATTTAAACACGGCTCGTCAGATGGCAGGCCATGCTGATGTGTCAACTACCGTTGTGTATGACAAGCGCCATGAAAAAGTGATGAAGGCTGCTGCGGCCAACCTTGCATACGATAGCAATGGTGACAAGCATGAATAG
- a CDS encoding DUF2787 family protein: MDINYKNLALPVSQRFTAALTEELGDMSVSNSAVTLNFRDPSYSAETGGFHPVEIRLERRGDAFDIIYITDFAYIGIGPFAELVKELDFDFQSGVFQNLHGIFPIETGYDLYRIWEGNFLHYWRELSAFQVSVSEE, translated from the coding sequence ATGGATATTAACTATAAGAACTTGGCGCTGCCAGTATCCCAGCGCTTCACTGCGGCTCTGACTGAAGAGCTAGGCGATATGTCAGTCTCTAATTCAGCAGTCACGCTCAACTTCCGCGACCCAAGTTACTCAGCCGAAACCGGCGGCTTTCATCCAGTCGAAATCCGACTGGAAAGAAGAGGCGATGCATTCGATATCATCTACATCACAGACTTTGCCTATATCGGTATTGGGCCTTTCGCTGAGCTCGTTAAAGAGTTGGACTTCGACTTTCAGAGTGGAGTGTTTCAAAACCTACATGGCATCTTCCCAATCGAGACTGGGTACGATCTCTACCGGATATGGGAAGGCAACTTTTTGCATTACTGGCGTGAGCTATCTGCCTTTCAGGTATCAGTTAGTGAAGAGTAG
- a CDS encoding RNase H1/viroplasmin domain-containing protein has translation MNVLNKGPWYVVFVGACPGIYSSYKEASRYTHGYPKQEIRKFKTKQAAEAEFNKRSRSDYDPKKEFKWSYQRPVRR, from the coding sequence ATGAACGTTTTAAACAAAGGCCCTTGGTATGTAGTTTTTGTCGGTGCCTGTCCGGGCATTTATAGCAGTTACAAGGAAGCATCAAGATACACGCACGGATATCCCAAACAGGAAATCAGAAAGTTTAAAACAAAGCAGGCGGCTGAAGCAGAATTCAATAAACGAAGCCGAAGTGATTACGATCCCAAAAAAGAATTTAAATGGAGTTATCAAAGACCTGTAAGGCGTTAG